A segment of the Alistipes communis genome:
CCGACGTTCCCTTCGGCTATGTACATCAGTCGATCGCCGGTCACGACGCCGTGATCTGCCACGACGGCAAGGCCGAAGTCGTCACGCTGCCCGCCTACGCCGACTCGCTCAACACCGAATGCCAGCGCATCGACGTCCGGCTCGACGAGGCGGGCAATGCCAGCCTCTCGCTGTCGAGCGTCAGTCGGGCGCGGCAATACGAGTGGACTCGGCCGATACTGGATCTGGCGCGCGACAAGCAAGCCGATTTCCTGCGCAGGTCGTTCCAACTGCCGCTGGCGCAGGTCGATTCGCTGCGCTGCGAGGAGGTGCTGGACATGCCGCTTCCCGAGATGCACATCCGCGCCTCGATCACCGCGCTGCGCTATGCCAACAAGACCGGCTCGCGCCTGTTCGTCCCCGTAGCACCGCTGCGTTCGGGGCCGGGCCGCTTTACGGCCGAACGCAGGCACGACCTGTGGATCGACAAGGGGTATTGCGATACCGATTCGCTTACGCTGCATCTGCCGGAGGGGTATGTCGTCGAAGCGCTTCCGAAATCCGTAACGATAGAAAACCGCTTCGGAAAGGTCGCATTCGAGGCCTTGTGCAGCGGCGACAGGTTGCACATCCGCATCCGCCTGCTGCGCCGTTCGGGCCGTTACCCGCAAAGCGAGTATGCAGCCTTCCGCGAATTCATGCAGGCCGTCGACCGCGTCTATTCGGCCAAAATCGTCCTGCGCAAGGTATAAACGATCGGTCGGCGACACCCGAAAGGGTAGTCGCCGACCGACTGAAAGGAGCGGCCGAAACCAGCCGCCGTATCCCGAAGCCTACAATTTCGGGTTGTTCCGATGACGCTCCGCGTCGCGGGCGCTCTTCTTGGCGAAATTCGCTTCGACGGCCCGGGTCAGATCGACCCCCGTCTGGTTGGCCAGACAAACCAGCACCCACAGGATGTCGGCCATTTCGTCGGCGAGATTCTCCTTCTCGCCGGCCTTGAACGACTGGTCGCCGTACTTGCGCGCCATGACGCGCGCCAACTCCCCGACCTCCTCCGTAAGAACCGCCATATTGGTCAGTTCGCTGAAATAACGCACGCCGTACTCCTTGATCCACGTATCGACGCGCTGCTGCAATTCACTCAACTCCATATCCGTACAGAAAAAAGGGTATTTCCGGCAGGCGCGGATTTCCGAACGTTTCCGTCAAACCGGCAGGGCAGAGCCGCACCGGCGCAGGAGATTCCCTGACGGGAAGACGAACGCCGGAATCAGACGGTTTCACCCCGCCGCACGGTGCGGCAAGGACGAAATCCGGCTCCGGAGACCCGTCGGTCCGCCCGTATCAAACGAGCTTCAATTCCTTTTTAATCGTCTCGATCTTGGCATCCAGCCCGGCCTCCACACGGTCGAAATCGGCCACCGATTCCAACTCGGCGCGCACGCCGAAGTAGAACTTGATCTTCGGCTCGGTTCCCGACGGACGCACCGAAACCACCGTCCCGTCAGCGGCGAACCACTGCAACACGTTGGACGCCTCCTCCTCGATCGGGGTTTTGGCCCCCGTCCTGACATCGGTCGATTCGAGCAGTTTGAAGTCGTTGATCTTCACCACGGGCGAACCTGCAATCTCCCTGGGGGGATCGGCGCGGTAGTCGACCATCATCTGCTGAATCTCGGCAGCGCCCTCCATGCCCTTGCGGACGACCGACACGAGCCCTTCGCGGAAGAAACCGAACTCCACGTAGAGCTTCTGCAACCACTCGTAGAGCGTCAATCCCATCGTATCCCTCGTCCACGCAGCGGCTTCGGCCACCAACGAGCAGGCCGATACAGCGTCCTTGTCGCGCACGAAATCGCCGGCCAGATAGCCGAACGACTCCTCGCCGCCGCCGATGTAGGTGGCCTTGCCTTCGTTGTTGCGGATAATGCGGGCGATGTATTTGAAGCCCGTGAGACAGTCGTAGCACTTCACGCCGAAATGCGCCGCCATGACGTTGGGCATCTGCGAGGTGACGATCGTCTTGACCACGAACTCCTTGCCGTCGAGGCGCCCCAGCTCCGACCAGCGCGTCAACTGATAGGCCATGATGAGCGACAAGGTCTGGTTGCCGTTCAGCAGAACGTATTCTCCCTTGGCATTGCGCAGCGCGACGCCGATACGATCCGAATCGGGATCGGTGGCCAGCACCAGATCGGCGCCCAGCCGCGAACCCAGCTCGATGGCCTTGGCCATCGTCTTGCGCTCTTCGGGATTGGGGGATTCGACGGTGGGGAAGTTGCCGTCGATGACCGCCTGCTCCTCGACCAGCGAGACGTTCGTGAAGCCCCACTTGCGCAGCGACGCCGGCACGAGCCGCACGCCGGCGCCGTGCAGCGGCGTATAGGCGATCTTCATGTCGTGGAACTTGCCGACGCTTTCGGGCGAGAGCGACAGCGTATGCACCTTATTTAAGTAGATCTCGTCGAACTCCTCGCCCAGCAGCGTGATGTTGCCCGGATTGGCACCCGTGAGGATCTGGTCGATCGAGGTGATCTTCTCCACCTCGGCGATGATGTTGCGGTCGTGCGGGGCCGTTACCTGCGAACCGTCCGTCCAATAGGCCTTGTAGCCGTTGTACTCCTTGGGATTGTGCGAAGCGGTGACCACGACCCCCGAATGGCATTTCAGTTCGCGGATGGCGAAACTCAACTCGGGAGTGGGGCGCAGCTTGTCGAACAGAAAGACCGTAAATCCGTTCGAAGCGAAGATGTCGGCCACACGCTCGGCGAACATCCGCGAATTGTTGCGCGAATCGTGGCCGATCGCCACGCGGATCCGCTCGCCCGCGAAATTCTTTTTCAAGTAGTTGGCGAGCCCCTGCGTGGCCATGCCCACCGTATAGACGTTCATGCGGTTGGTACCCACGCCCATGATGCCGCGCAGGCCGCCCGTACCGAATTCCAAATCCTTGTAAAAGCTCTCGGTCAACTCCTTCCTATCGTGATCCATCAGATAGCGCACCTGCTTTTTGGTCGCTTCGTCGTAGTCGCCGTCGAGCCATTTCTGCGCTTTCGACAGGACCAGCTGCTCTAATTCGTTTGCCATAAATTATTAGTTTTATTTATAAAAAAACAACGATTCATCATTTTAATACTATACGCAAATATACACAAAAAATTCCGAATATTCACTATCAACCAGTTAAAAAACGAGGCTCCGAAAACCCTTATTTTGCTATATATAAAAAATCCGAAAAAGCAACCGAAAACAGAAGATATTTTCACAAATTTATTCACACCTTTGTAAGGCCAAAAAGTACGGGTCTCCGATTCGTTCCTCAGGCAAAAATTCAATCAGACAAAAAAGACTCGCATTGGCGCATGTTCAATAACTCGCAGACATACAGCGATATATGGCAGCTTTGCCTGAACCGGATCAAGGAGCAGACCTCCGCCGAGGAGTTCGCCAAATGGTTCCAGCCCATCGTCCCGCTCGAATTCGACGGAACGACGCTGCGTCTGCGCGTGCCCAACGCCAGCTACGTCTACCAGATCGAGAAAAACTACATCCCGTTCCTGCGTCCGATCATCTCGCAGCTCTACGGCCAGCAGACGCGGCTCCACTACGCCGTGCCCAAAGCCGAGGCGCCGAAACTGGACACTGAAACCGATTCGACGGCCATCTCGCGCTTCGCTACGCAGAACGACACGGCAAATATAAAAAATCCTTTCATCATTCCCGGCCTCAAAAGGGTGCGAATCGACCCGCAGCTCAATCCGAACTACACCTTCTCGACCTTCATCGAGGGGGAGTGCAACCGGCTGGCGCGGTCGGCCGGCATGTCGGTGGCGGTGAATCCCGGCACGACGCCGTTCAACCCCTTGTATATATACGGCGATTCGGGATTGGGAAAGACCCACATCGCACAATCGATCGGCCACGAAGTGTTGCAGCGTCATCCCGAGCTGCAAGTGCTCTACGTGTCGATGAACAAATTCCAGGCCCAGTTCCAGACGGCGCACAAACGCGGCGAAATTCCCGATTTCATCCACTTCTATCAGATGATCGACGTGCTCATCATCGACGACATCCAGGAGCTGACCGGAAAGCCGGGTACGCAGAACGTCTTCTTCAACATCTTCAACCACCTGCACCTGTCGGGCAAGCAGCTGATCCTCACGTCGGATAAGCCGCCCGTCGAATTGAAGGACATCGAGGACCGTCTGCTGACGCGTTTCAAGTGGGGGCTTTCCACCCAGCTCAACCAGCCCGACCACGACACGAAGGTGAAGATCATCCGCGCCAAGGCGCAGAAGATGGGCGCGCAGATCTCGGAAGAGATCGTGCAGTTCCTCGCCGACAACATCTCGGCCAACGTGCGCGAGATCGAAGGCGCGCTGTCGTCGCTGGTGGCCAACGCGTCGTTCCTCGGACGGAAAATCACCACGTCGCTGGCCAAAGAGATTCTCAAAGCCTACGTGCAGCTCTATCAGAAGGAGATTACGATCGAACACATCATCGAGGTGGTATGCGGCTACCTGGCCCTCGATCCCGAACGGTTCAACTCTCCGGAGCGGACGCGCGAGATCGCGCAGGCGCGGCAGATCGCCATGTATCTGGCCAAGCAGCACACCAAGGCACCGCTGGCCACGATCGGCGCGGCCATCGGCGGCCGCAACCACGCCACCGTACTCCACTCGTGCAAGGCGGTGTCGAACCTGCTCGAAACCGACAAGGCGTTCCGCCGGCAGGTCGAGGAGATCGAAAAGCAGGTGTTGGCATAACGCCCGCCCGACATATTATGCTACGGAAAACGCGACCTCGGGTCACGTTTTCCCGTTTCAGTTCCCGAACAAGCATGGACCAACCCAAACTCGAACGGCTGCTGCGGCTGATGAAGATGCTCACGGCCAACACCGAATACACGATCGACGACCTGGCTGAGCGGCTCATGATGTCGCGCCGCACCGTCTACCGCTATATCGACACCTTCCGCGAAGCGGGTTTCGTCATCAAGAAGAGCGGCGAACACATCCGGCTGGACAAGGAGTCGCCGCACTTCAAGGACATTTCGCAACTGATCCATTTCACCGAGGAGGAGGCCGTGATCCTCAAAAGCGCCATCGAAAACATCGACGACGACAACCTACTGAAACAGAACCTCAAACGCAAACTCTACTCGGTCTACGACAACCGCACGCTGGCCGACACGATCGTCAAGGGCCGGTTGTCGGGCATCGTTCACAATCTGGTCGGAGCGATCGCCGAAAAACGGCAGGTAGTACTGCAAGCCTACCGTTCGGCACGCGGAGCCGCCGTACGCGACCGCAGGGTAGAGCCGTTCGCCTTCACCACCAACTACGTCAACATCTGGTGCTACGACACGGAAGACGGCCTCTGCAAGCTCTTCAAAACCTCGCGCATCGGCGCCGTACTGCCGCTCGGCGACGAATGGGCACACGAAGCGGAACACCGCGAAGGTTTCATGGACGTCTTCCGCATGAACGGCCACGACCGGCACCGCATCCGCCTGCGGCTGGGGATGCTGGCGCACAACCTGCTCGTCGAGGAGTATCCGCTCGCCGAACGCGACCTCGCGCCCGACGGCGAGAGCCACTGGCTGCTGGAGACCGAAGTGGCGGGATTCGCCGGCGTCGCCCGTTTCGTCGCGGGATTGCTCGACGACGTGGAGATCGTCGACTCGCCCGAGCTGAAACGCTACGTGGCCGATTATTTCCGGCGCAACGCGGCGGTGATCGCCGACTGAATCCCTCCCCGAACAGCCCCTCCCGACAACATCAAAACGGACAATTCCGTAAAATGATTCCGATATTTTTCTCTTGTGTCAAAACCTGACACGAAGGTTTCGTTCCTTTGCAGTATCGAAAAACCGAAAAACTCAGAAAAGCATGGGAACAGCCTACAAAATCAAGTGCAAGCACTGCGGAACGGAGTTCCAGCACAGTGCATCGGCCTGCTACGGCCTCTATCAGGAGTGCGTCGGATGCGGTTCGTCGGTCGTCGAAACCGACATTCCGATCCGCTGCCCTTCGTGCCTGCACGTGCTCAACCGCACCGAGCAGGAGTTCAACGAACAGGTGGAAGTCGTCATGATGTGGGACTGACCTTCCCGAAAACGTCCCGAAAAGGCCCGAATCCGGCGCCGAACGCGCATTTTCCGAAAAATTTCACTATCTTTGACTTCGTCTTAGATACTCCGTCCCGGCATAACCAAGCTGACGCTTGCTTCTGCGCTCGACTTTCCGTATCTTTGACATCGTCTTGAACAATTAATTCGCATTACGAAAAAATGACGACGCTCCGAGTGGGGGATACGGCCCCCGATTTCACCTCCGTGACGCAGGACGGCCAGCCCTTTACGAAGGCCGACCTCATGGGACAACGCACGATACTCTATTTCTATCCCAAGGACAACACTTCGGGATGCACGCTCGAAGCCAAGAGCCTGCGCGACGGCAAGGCCGAACTGGCGGCCATGGGGTTCCGGATCGTCGGCGTCAGCCCCGACAGCGAACGTTCGCACCGGAATTTCTGCGCCAAACACGAACTGAACTTCACGCTGCTGGCCGACACCGACCACAGCGTTTGCGAAGCGTTCGGCGTCTGGGCCGAAAAGTCGATGTACGGCCGCAAGTACATGGGCGTGCTGCGCACGACCTTCGTCATCGACGCCGAGGGGCGCATCGAAAAGATTTTCACCAAGGTGGACACCAAGAATCACTATCGGCAGATCGCCGATGCTTACAAACAAGCAGAATAACAACGAACGATATGGCAGAAAAACCACAGGCAAACGCGGACAAGCTCAAAGTGCTTAGCGCGGTCATGGACAAAATCGAAAAGGATTTCGGCAAAGGGTCGATCATGCGCATGAACAGCAGCGAGATCGTCGACGTGCCGGTCATTCCCACGGGGTCGATCACGCTCGACATGGCGCTCGGCGTGGGCGGCTATCCCAAAGGACGTGTCATCGAGATCTACGGTCCCGAATCGTCGGGCAAGACGACGCTGGCGATCCATGCGATCGCCGAGGCGCAGAAGGCGGGCGGCATCGCAGCCTTCATCGACGCCGAGCACGCATTCGACAGTTTCTACGCACAGAAACTCGGCGTGGACGTCGACAACCTGCTCATCTCGCAGCCCGACAACGGCGAGCAGGCACTCGAAATCGCCGACTCGCTGATCCGTTCGAGTGCGATCGACATCATCGTCATCGACTCGGTGGCGGCACTCACCCCCAAGGCCGAGATCGAAGGCGACATGGGCGACTCGAAAATGGGCCTGCAAGCGCGGCTCATGTCGCAGGCGCTGCGCAAGCTGACGGCCAGCATATCGAAGACCAAGACCGTCTGCATCTTCATCAACCAGCTGCGCGACAAGATCGGCGTGGTCTACGGCAATCCCGAAACCACGACCGGCGGCAACGCGCTGAAATTCTATGCCAGCGTGCGTATCGACATCCGCCGCATGTCGGTCATCAAGGACGGCGAGGAGCAGCTCGGAACCCGCACCAAAGTCAAGGTAGTGAAGAACAAGGTGGCACCCCCCTTCAAGAAGGCCGAGTTCGACATCATGTTCGGCGAGGGAATCTCCAAGATCGGCGAGATCATCGACCTCGGCGTGGATTACGGAGTCATCAAGAAGAGCGGTTCGTGGTTCTCCTACGGCGACCGCAAACTCGGACAGGGCCGCGACGCGGTCAAGGAGCTCTTCAAGACCGATACGGCGCTCGCCGACGAAATCGAGACGAAAGTGCGCGAGGCGATGAAAGCGCCGCAGCAGAAGTAGCCCACCCGCCCGTCCGAAGCACTCCGGCTGGCGGCCGGAGCGCTTCGACATACGGAGCGCAAACCGAAAACGAGGGATATGGATTACACGGCCGAAGACGAAAAAATCATCGAGGAGCGATGGGAAGACCTGCTCCGTTCCTGTACCAAAATTTGCAGGAAAGATGAGGATTGGGACTTCATCAAGCGCGCCTTTTTCCTTGCGAAAGAGGCGCACGCCGGTGTGCGCCGCCGTTCGGGAGAACCCTATCTGCTGCACCCGATCGCCGTGGCGAAAATCGTCATCGAGGAGATCGGACTGGGAGTCAAATCGGTCGTCGCATCGCTGCTGCACGACGTGGTGGAAGACACAGAATACACGGTCGAAGACATGGAGCGCATCTTCGGCCCGAAGATCGCCTCGATGGTCGACGGACTGACCAAGATGTCGGGCGTCTTCAACGCCGACACGTCGGAGCAGGCCGAATATTTCCGCAAGGTGCTGCTCACGCTCTCGGACGACGTGCGGGTAATCCTCATCAAGATCGCCGACCGGCTGCACAACATGCGCACGCTGGGCGCCATGCCCCTGAACAAGCAGATCAAGATCACCAGCGAGACGATCTACCTCTTCGCGCCGCTGGCGTACAGACTGGGGCTTTTCGCCATCAAAACCGAACTGGAAGACCTCTGCATGAAGTACCGTTTTCCGGAGCAGTACGAGGAGATCAGCCGCAAACTGGACGAGACGGAGGCGTCGCGCCAAGAGTTCATCGCACGCTTCAACGCTCCGATCGTCGAAGCGCTGCGGCACGACGGCATCAATTTCGAGATTTCGGCCCGTGTCAAGAGCATCTACTCGATCTGGATGAAGATGCAGCGCAAACAGATTCCTTTCGAAGAGGTCTACGATCTGTTCGCCATCCGCATCGTCTTCAAACCGCTGCCCTTCCCGTCGGAAAAGACGCAGTGTTACCAGATCTATGCCACGATCACGGACATCTACACGCCCAAGCCCGACCGCCTGCGCGACTGGATCAACACCCCGAAAGCCAACGGTTACGAGGCGCTGCACTCGACGGTGACGAGCCCCGACGGCGTATGGGTAGAGGTGCAGATCCGCACGCAGCGCATGGACGACATCGCCGAAAGGGGA
Coding sequences within it:
- the bcp gene encoding thioredoxin-dependent thiol peroxidase; its protein translation is MTTLRVGDTAPDFTSVTQDGQPFTKADLMGQRTILYFYPKDNTSGCTLEAKSLRDGKAELAAMGFRIVGVSPDSERSHRNFCAKHELNFTLLADTDHSVCEAFGVWAEKSMYGRKYMGVLRTTFVIDAEGRIEKIFTKVDTKNHYRQIADAYKQAE
- a CDS encoding helix-turn-helix transcriptional regulator, with protein sequence MDQPKLERLLRLMKMLTANTEYTIDDLAERLMMSRRTVYRYIDTFREAGFVIKKSGEHIRLDKESPHFKDISQLIHFTEEEAVILKSAIENIDDDNLLKQNLKRKLYSVYDNRTLADTIVKGRLSGIVHNLVGAIAEKRQVVLQAYRSARGAAVRDRRVEPFAFTTNYVNIWCYDTEDGLCKLFKTSRIGAVLPLGDEWAHEAEHREGFMDVFRMNGHDRHRIRLRLGMLAHNLLVEEYPLAERDLAPDGESHWLLETEVAGFAGVARFVAGLLDDVEIVDSPELKRYVADYFRRNAAVIAD
- the recA gene encoding recombinase RecA; the encoded protein is MAEKPQANADKLKVLSAVMDKIEKDFGKGSIMRMNSSEIVDVPVIPTGSITLDMALGVGGYPKGRVIEIYGPESSGKTTLAIHAIAEAQKAGGIAAFIDAEHAFDSFYAQKLGVDVDNLLISQPDNGEQALEIADSLIRSSAIDIIVIDSVAALTPKAEIEGDMGDSKMGLQARLMSQALRKLTASISKTKTVCIFINQLRDKIGVVYGNPETTTGGNALKFYASVRIDIRRMSVIKDGEEQLGTRTKVKVVKNKVAPPFKKAEFDIMFGEGISKIGEIIDLGVDYGVIKKSGSWFSYGDRKLGQGRDAVKELFKTDTALADEIETKVREAMKAPQQK
- a CDS encoding nucleotide pyrophosphohydrolase is translated as MELSELQQRVDTWIKEYGVRYFSELTNMAVLTEEVGELARVMARKYGDQSFKAGEKENLADEMADILWVLVCLANQTGVDLTRAVEANFAKKSARDAERHRNNPKL
- a CDS encoding phospho-sugar mutase, with the protein product MANELEQLVLSKAQKWLDGDYDEATKKQVRYLMDHDRKELTESFYKDLEFGTGGLRGIMGVGTNRMNVYTVGMATQGLANYLKKNFAGERIRVAIGHDSRNNSRMFAERVADIFASNGFTVFLFDKLRPTPELSFAIRELKCHSGVVVTASHNPKEYNGYKAYWTDGSQVTAPHDRNIIAEVEKITSIDQILTGANPGNITLLGEEFDEIYLNKVHTLSLSPESVGKFHDMKIAYTPLHGAGVRLVPASLRKWGFTNVSLVEEQAVIDGNFPTVESPNPEERKTMAKAIELGSRLGADLVLATDPDSDRIGVALRNAKGEYVLLNGNQTLSLIMAYQLTRWSELGRLDGKEFVVKTIVTSQMPNVMAAHFGVKCYDCLTGFKYIARIIRNNEGKATYIGGGEESFGYLAGDFVRDKDAVSACSLVAEAAAWTRDTMGLTLYEWLQKLYVEFGFFREGLVSVVRKGMEGAAEIQQMMVDYRADPPREIAGSPVVKINDFKLLESTDVRTGAKTPIEEEASNVLQWFAADGTVVSVRPSGTEPKIKFYFGVRAELESVADFDRVEAGLDAKIETIKKELKLV
- the dnaA gene encoding chromosomal replication initiator protein DnaA codes for the protein MFNNSQTYSDIWQLCLNRIKEQTSAEEFAKWFQPIVPLEFDGTTLRLRVPNASYVYQIEKNYIPFLRPIISQLYGQQTRLHYAVPKAEAPKLDTETDSTAISRFATQNDTANIKNPFIIPGLKRVRIDPQLNPNYTFSTFIEGECNRLARSAGMSVAVNPGTTPFNPLYIYGDSGLGKTHIAQSIGHEVLQRHPELQVLYVSMNKFQAQFQTAHKRGEIPDFIHFYQMIDVLIIDDIQELTGKPGTQNVFFNIFNHLHLSGKQLILTSDKPPVELKDIEDRLLTRFKWGLSTQLNQPDHDTKVKIIRAKAQKMGAQISEEIVQFLADNISANVREIEGALSSLVANASFLGRKITTSLAKEILKAYVQLYQKEITIEHIIEVVCGYLALDPERFNSPERTREIAQARQIAMYLAKQHTKAPLATIGAAIGGRNHATVLHSCKAVSNLLETDKAFRRQVEEIEKQVLA